The Candidatus Zixiibacteriota bacterium genome includes a window with the following:
- a CDS encoding site-specific DNA-methyltransferase encodes MKTATAKTQNRLTVGQIWRDPENRHVVGCGDAVDPGFIHELMHGNLATLAVHDPPYNLVMFKKRSVAEFIDWCREWIAITSEHLTDPASLYVWLGADQKKHFQPLPQFMAMMAETDFDSRSFITMRNQRGYGTQKNWMAIRQELLYYTRGNPSFAVGYTDIPKILRGYYKKVNGQRTENLERSKSNCIRPGNVWVDIQQVFYRMEENVEPCPAQKPLKAIERIIETSSAPGDIVIDFFSHSGTTLIACERLGRRCITCDLDSYFAEITIRRLEHFRATGKTGWQRDDPFAGRLSAP; translated from the coding sequence ATGAAAACAGCGACGGCAAAAACTCAGAACCGGCTCACGGTTGGACAGATTTGGCGTGACCCCGAAAACCGCCATGTCGTAGGCTGCGGCGATGCTGTCGATCCCGGCTTTATCCATGAATTGATGCACGGCAATCTCGCAACGCTGGCCGTGCACGACCCGCCCTATAATCTGGTCATGTTCAAGAAACGCTCGGTGGCGGAGTTTATCGACTGGTGCCGCGAATGGATCGCGATAACTTCCGAACATTTGACCGATCCGGCCTCGCTCTACGTCTGGCTCGGCGCCGACCAGAAAAAACATTTCCAGCCGCTGCCGCAGTTCATGGCCATGATGGCCGAAACCGATTTCGACTCCCGCTCCTTCATTACCATGCGCAACCAGCGCGGCTACGGTACACAGAAGAACTGGATGGCCATCCGGCAGGAGCTGCTCTACTACACTCGCGGCAATCCGTCGTTTGCGGTCGGTTATACCGACATCCCCAAAATCCTCCGAGGCTATTATAAGAAAGTAAATGGGCAACGTACTGAAAATCTGGAGCGCTCGAAAAGCAACTGCATTCGTCCCGGCAATGTCTGGGTGGATATCCAGCAGGTGTTTTATCGCATGGAGGAGAACGTCGAGCCTTGTCCTGCCCAGAAGCCGCTCAAGGCCATCGAGCGGATTATTGAAACCTCCTCCGCGCCCGGCGATATCGTGATCGATTTCTTCTCCCACAGCGGCACGACTCTGATCGCGTGCGAGCGACTCGGTCGTCGTTGTATCACCTGCGATCTCGACTCTTATTTTGCCGAGATAACGATCCGCCGCCTCGAACATTTCCGCGCTACCGGCAAGACTGGCTGGCAACGCGACGATCCCTTCGCCGGTAGGCTTTCGGCGCCATGA
- a CDS encoding DUF2723 domain-containing protein, with the protein MTDPVLIRDNKPDRGNIIVAGLVFLISFIVYAMTVQQSLSFWDCGEFIACANILGIPHPPGTPLFVIIGRIFAIIPFVEDIAHRINYISVISSAFTAMFSYLLAVRLIRYFFAKDDHSPLCKLICYVGGFVAGLTVAFGRTNWGNSVEAEVYGLAMALSVMIIWLTVRFWEERGSSKALRYMILAMFLATLGIGIHMTVFLVVPVCAIFWILKKDATKRDFILICAFALIEFLLVMLFADNRGGPRAYYIASGLLAIGLLVLLYKRINWAIVVAVGSVSSVMMSFSAYQKATPVALLVLLGMALFSKRTGVDLKWKTGLTLLVIGFMGISVHAFIPIRSSINPRIDENNPSRDWRTFTNFLDRRQYGQESMVERMFHRRGEWSNQFGRHAHMGFWSYFEEQWSQGGAQFVFVFFLLGMIGMIVAILKRAEIGMPFFTLFIVCSVGLILYMNFADGTQYNEMSGDAYMEVRDRDYFFTPAFVFFGIAIGMGVAAILTFLKDSLAGNEGTQKMLVRAGVVLALLPGISLAHSYHTNDRSNNFIPYNYAANLLDTCEPNAILFTSGDNDTFPVWCLQEVYNYRRDVRVVNLSLLNTDWYVEQMKNRYDVPISLSEEEILWYPYEVAPGVETQRPKKQFYDRARRRHTFLQALPYGGRLLRVQDMMVDDIVWESTIKDGDSLELKNPIYFSSQPYAESPLGLRQYTYSIGLLYKLDWTPPPRLIDADAGYDLFMNDYRYDGYQDSKVYRDENATGVFVTIGVNSGKIFDDLMFSGDTSRAMALGEKMLEVYPEYWQNTQMMAYQYELAGDTVKANELWYRLRDTLTAFCESNPENLFYLQDLGLTDMEMGLRFGDSQMVDEGLDLSWQAFIANPNSNFAFRKLVTVMARSGRDIRPQLRDAIELQWKYKVNQADPFLQQIRREMFMPSTEAPVGG; encoded by the coding sequence TTGACCGACCCCGTCCTGATTCGCGATAATAAACCGGACCGCGGAAATATCATCGTTGCCGGCCTGGTGTTCCTGATATCCTTTATAGTTTATGCCATGACCGTCCAGCAGTCGCTCTCTTTTTGGGACTGCGGAGAGTTCATTGCCTGTGCAAATATCCTGGGTATCCCGCATCCGCCCGGAACACCGCTGTTTGTGATTATTGGAAGGATTTTTGCGATAATTCCATTTGTCGAAGATATTGCCCATCGAATCAACTACATCTCGGTAATTTCATCGGCTTTCACGGCCATGTTCAGCTATCTGCTGGCGGTTCGCCTTATTCGGTATTTCTTTGCCAAAGACGATCATTCTCCCTTGTGCAAGCTTATCTGTTACGTGGGCGGTTTCGTCGCCGGTCTGACCGTGGCCTTCGGGAGAACCAACTGGGGGAACTCGGTTGAGGCGGAAGTATACGGACTCGCCATGGCGCTTTCGGTGATGATTATCTGGCTGACGGTACGATTCTGGGAAGAACGGGGTTCATCCAAGGCCTTGCGTTATATGATCCTGGCCATGTTCCTGGCAACGCTGGGAATTGGCATTCATATGACCGTTTTTCTGGTGGTGCCGGTTTGCGCCATATTCTGGATTCTCAAAAAGGATGCGACTAAGAGAGATTTTATCCTTATATGTGCTTTTGCCCTGATAGAATTTCTGCTGGTCATGTTATTTGCCGATAATCGTGGCGGTCCCAGAGCTTATTATATCGCCTCGGGATTGTTGGCAATCGGTTTGTTGGTGCTGCTTTATAAGAGAATCAACTGGGCCATCGTAGTAGCGGTGGGATCGGTTTCTTCGGTAATGATGAGCTTCTCCGCTTATCAAAAAGCGACACCGGTGGCGCTGTTGGTTTTGCTGGGAATGGCGTTATTCAGCAAGCGGACCGGGGTAGACCTCAAATGGAAAACCGGCCTGACGCTATTGGTAATAGGATTCATGGGGATATCGGTACATGCCTTTATCCCGATTCGTTCCAGTATCAATCCGCGAATCGATGAAAATAATCCCTCACGAGACTGGCGCACCTTCACGAATTTCCTGGATCGTCGTCAATACGGCCAGGAAAGTATGGTCGAGCGCATGTTTCATCGGCGGGGAGAATGGTCGAACCAGTTCGGTCGCCATGCCCACATGGGATTCTGGTCCTATTTCGAGGAACAATGGTCGCAGGGCGGAGCACAGTTCGTTTTCGTATTTTTCCTGCTCGGTATGATTGGAATGATCGTAGCGATCCTGAAGCGGGCGGAAATAGGCATGCCGTTCTTCACGCTCTTCATAGTCTGCTCGGTGGGGTTGATCTTGTACATGAACTTCGCCGACGGTACTCAATACAACGAGATGAGCGGTGATGCTTACATGGAAGTGCGCGACCGTGATTACTTCTTTACGCCGGCGTTCGTGTTTTTCGGAATTGCCATCGGCATGGGCGTAGCTGCGATTCTGACATTTCTTAAGGACAGCCTGGCCGGAAACGAAGGAACGCAGAAAATGCTTGTTCGAGCCGGGGTGGTGCTGGCGCTGTTGCCGGGGATAAGCCTGGCGCACAGTTATCATACCAACGACCGCTCGAATAATTTCATCCCGTATAACTACGCCGCCAATTTGCTCGATACCTGCGAGCCGAACGCTATCTTGTTTACCTCGGGCGACAACGACACTTTCCCGGTGTGGTGCCTCCAGGAGGTGTATAATTATCGCAGAGACGTACGAGTGGTGAATTTATCGCTGCTTAATACCGACTGGTACGTGGAGCAGATGAAAAACCGCTACGATGTCCCTATCTCGCTCAGTGAAGAAGAGATTCTCTGGTATCCCTATGAGGTGGCTCCGGGCGTCGAAACGCAGCGTCCCAAAAAGCAATTCTATGACAGAGCTCGTCGTCGTCATACTTTCCTGCAGGCGCTGCCGTACGGCGGCAGGTTACTTCGTGTGCAGGATATGATGGTGGATGATATCGTCTGGGAAAGCACGATCAAGGATGGAGACTCACTGGAGTTGAAGAATCCGATTTACTTCAGCTCACAACCGTACGCCGAGTCACCGCTGGGTCTGCGCCAGTACACTTATTCGATCGGGCTGCTTTATAAGTTGGATTGGACTCCGCCGCCGCGATTGATCGATGCCGATGCCGGGTACGATCTTTTCATGAACGATTATCGGTATGACGGTTATCAGGATTCGAAAGTCTATCGTGATGAAAATGCCACCGGGGTGTTTGTCACTATCGGTGTTAATTCCGGAAAAATCTTCGATGATCTGATGTTTAGCGGGGATACCTCGCGAGCGATGGCTCTGGGTGAAAAGATGCTCGAGGTTTATCCCGAATACTGGCAAAACACACAGATGATGGCCTATCAATACGAACTGGCGGGCGACACCGTCAAAGCCAATGAGTTGTGGTATCGTCTGCGTGATACTCTCACGGCATTTTGCGAGTCGAATCCGGAAAACCTGTTTTATCTGCAGGATCTGGGTTTGACCGATATGGAGATGGGGCTTCGTTTCGGCGACAGCCAGATGGTTGATGAGGGACTGGATCTTTCCTGGCAAGCCTTTATTGCCAATCCGAATTCCAATTTTGCCTTCCGCAAGTTGGTAACGGTGATGGCTCGCTCGGGCCGCGATATAAGACCTCAGTTGCGTGATGCGATCGAGTTGCAATGGAAATACAAGGTCAATCAGGCCGATCCATTCCTGCAGCAGATTCGGCGTGAGATGTTTATGCCCTCGACTGAAGCGCCTGTCGGTGGATAA
- a CDS encoding NFACT RNA binding domain-containing protein, with amino-acid sequence MQTSLHILNLVAELKREVLGAEVVATEFYKKERAAYLVLKKDKIRLALGFVYHPAGHGTFLIPASKIAIETREKPWPVFDIAGGHIAEIHQFGLDRVFELTIVKGDTTGYVIYEALGPNGNLWLLNTERRRTATLRKRQYDPNEEYAPMPLPANRIDPRKFDRAAFEQLVNANHDQRPTTVLEKNLLGFNRTLAREAVARADLDSTVFNEISESEGERLIGAVSWLTGQFAQIGAGYLYDIAGGFQAYPFKLKSSEEQPRKFKSLSLAVQQIVISRRSGVEADDEEKCIRDAVKRALKRVERKLANIKHDIDEAEDFETYRRTAELLQIHFNLLKKGMTSVVVVDVYTDPTVKIEVALDPAQTPQDNIESYVRRYRKGRDGYDLLKRRLEITAQEIDRLRCLSEALDTNFGSAVKQYDEELQSLLPREAGRRESQPRLPYREYSLSSGLIIFVGRDGADNDRTTFDFAKPYELWFHTQQCPGSHVVMKFPNKSFEPSKAEITETAAIAAFHSKARRDSLVPVIYTQRRYVRKPRKAKPGLVTVEREKSIMVAPTPPKA; translated from the coding sequence GTGCAAACATCGCTTCACATACTCAATCTTGTCGCGGAATTAAAACGCGAGGTGCTCGGAGCGGAAGTTGTCGCGACCGAGTTCTATAAAAAGGAACGCGCAGCCTATCTGGTTCTGAAAAAAGACAAAATCCGCCTGGCTCTCGGATTCGTCTATCATCCGGCCGGACACGGCACTTTTCTAATTCCAGCCTCCAAGATTGCGATCGAAACGCGTGAAAAACCCTGGCCGGTGTTCGATATCGCGGGAGGGCATATCGCCGAGATCCATCAGTTCGGCCTTGATCGTGTTTTTGAATTGACGATCGTCAAGGGTGATACGACCGGCTATGTAATCTATGAAGCACTCGGTCCCAACGGCAATTTATGGTTACTCAATACGGAACGTAGGCGCACCGCCACCTTGCGCAAGCGGCAGTATGACCCGAACGAGGAATATGCCCCAATGCCGCTCCCGGCGAACCGGATCGATCCAAGGAAATTCGACCGGGCTGCTTTTGAACAACTCGTTAATGCCAATCACGATCAACGTCCAACTACGGTTCTGGAGAAAAACCTGCTCGGATTCAATCGCACGCTTGCCCGTGAAGCTGTTGCCAGAGCTGATCTTGATTCAACCGTGTTCAATGAGATCAGCGAAAGCGAAGGGGAGAGGTTGATCGGCGCCGTATCCTGGCTGACCGGGCAATTTGCACAGATTGGCGCCGGATACCTTTACGATATAGCGGGCGGTTTTCAGGCTTATCCCTTCAAACTCAAGTCATCCGAGGAGCAACCCCGGAAATTCAAATCGCTCTCGCTCGCCGTGCAACAGATTGTCATTTCTCGCCGCTCGGGAGTTGAAGCCGACGACGAAGAAAAGTGTATTCGTGATGCCGTCAAACGTGCTCTTAAACGGGTTGAACGCAAACTAGCGAACATCAAACACGATATCGACGAGGCAGAAGATTTCGAAACTTACCGCCGCACAGCCGAATTGCTGCAAATACATTTTAATCTGCTGAAAAAAGGGATGACCTCGGTGGTTGTCGTCGATGTCTACACCGATCCGACAGTTAAAATCGAAGTAGCGCTCGATCCGGCACAAACCCCACAGGATAATATCGAATCTTATGTTCGTCGCTATCGCAAGGGACGCGACGGCTATGATCTGCTAAAGCGAAGACTTGAAATTACCGCGCAGGAAATCGACCGGCTACGATGTTTGTCCGAGGCTCTCGATACCAACTTCGGCAGCGCTGTCAAACAATACGATGAGGAACTTCAGTCGCTCCTGCCGCGCGAGGCGGGACGGCGCGAATCTCAGCCGCGTTTGCCGTACCGGGAATACAGCCTCAGCTCGGGTTTGATCATATTCGTCGGACGGGACGGAGCCGATAACGACCGCACGACGTTCGATTTTGCCAAACCCTACGAACTATGGTTCCACACCCAGCAATGTCCCGGTTCGCATGTTGTCATGAAATTCCCGAATAAATCATTTGAGCCCTCCAAGGCCGAAATTACCGAAACGGCTGCGATTGCGGCCTTTCACAGCAAGGCTCGCCGTGACAGTCTCGTGCCGGTAATTTACACTCAGCGGCGTTATGTTCGTAAACCACGCAAAGCCAAACCAGGTTTGGTGACGGTCGAGCGTGAGAAATCCATCATGGTTGCACCTACCCCTCCAAAAGCATAA
- a CDS encoding HIT domain-containing protein: protein MSDNTIWAPWRAGFVLGKKEEGCVFCNRLKMPDTIENLIVYRGKTCAIILNKYPYNSGHTMIIPNRHVGNVEDLTEEEAIEFFELTRRTVRAIKSGIKPHSLNLGMNLGESSGAGIPEHLHMHVVPRWNGDTNFMPVIGETKVISVPLEPIYEILRKELAAQ, encoded by the coding sequence ATGTCTGACAATACCATCTGGGCGCCATGGAGAGCCGGGTTCGTACTCGGCAAGAAAGAAGAAGGTTGTGTTTTCTGCAACCGTCTCAAGATGCCGGATACGATCGAAAACTTGATCGTTTATCGCGGCAAGACCTGTGCGATTATTCTGAACAAATACCCGTACAATTCCGGTCATACGATGATCATCCCTAATCGCCATGTTGGGAATGTCGAGGACCTGACTGAAGAAGAAGCGATCGAGTTTTTTGAGTTGACGCGACGCACCGTGCGTGCGATCAAGAGCGGTATCAAACCGCATTCGCTTAATCTCGGGATGAATCTCGGCGAAAGCTCCGGGGCCGGGATCCCGGAACACCTGCACATGCACGTGGTGCCGCGCTGGAACGGCGACACTAATTTCATGCCGGTGATCGGTGAAACCAAGGTGATCTCGGTACCGCTTGAACCTATCTACGAAATTCTCCGGAAGGAGTTAGCGGCGCAATGA
- a CDS encoding hydrolase, which produces MLIIDNAVLVVIDIQGKLATLMDKKEDFYEAASRMIRGCQILEIPILWNEQLPDKLGPTIDSIKELFPGQEPLVKKTFSCCGNEVFMTALKKTDRFQVLIVGMETHVCVWQTAQDLIEEGYEVYLVADAVSSRFKGNKRIAIEAMRDLGVNVTAVEQSLFEMLVTAEGDKFRQIIKLVK; this is translated from the coding sequence ATGCTGATAATAGACAATGCGGTTTTGGTCGTGATCGATATTCAGGGGAAGCTCGCCACGCTGATGGACAAGAAAGAGGATTTTTACGAGGCGGCCTCGCGGATGATCCGCGGTTGTCAGATACTCGAGATTCCGATCCTCTGGAACGAACAACTTCCGGATAAACTCGGTCCAACGATCGATTCAATCAAGGAGCTGTTCCCGGGACAAGAACCGCTGGTCAAGAAAACCTTCTCCTGCTGCGGTAACGAGGTGTTCATGACGGCGCTCAAAAAGACCGACCGCTTTCAGGTGCTCATCGTTGGGATGGAGACTCACGTCTGTGTCTGGCAAACGGCGCAGGATTTGATCGAAGAGGGCTACGAAGTATATCTCGTGGCGGACGCGGTCTCATCGCGCTTCAAGGGGAACAAGCGAATCGCAATTGAGGCAATGCGCGATCTCGGCGTCAACGTGACCGCGGTGGAGCAGTCCTTGTTCGAGATGCTGGTGACTGCCGAAGGGGACAAGTTCAGGCAGATTATCAAGCTGGTGAAGTAA
- a CDS encoding aconitase family protein, producing the protein MTRKRRIPTKAELVQLQKLYKTDEKIGERLGGVPAYLVAYWRRKKNVPRHSQPKFSEREIRSLWERFGDDDRCGLELGISKAAFYNWRRKYGIREKPAFLKLEQLELAFPGEKTASSGQSLWGQQTAVQKLFARAAGEGRVEAGQEVEIEPDLAVAHENGVDLIEAFGKMGVEYVWNSAKIALALDNVMGAVDVDMARAHKKIRDFAGRQRLKALFDFVEGCPHQVMVESGTVAAGRLAVGTDERISSLGCLSGIGIQLAPEAMARLWAIGKTAAVVPGTMRVDVNGRRMRGVYTKDIALSILAQMGKDDVAGKVVEYHGSSITQMNISERYTLSLLTAAMRTAGAMCQFDSTTRRFLNGRATGPFEPVMTDKNATYDQIYQINIEHIPPQIKCPGGLDQIKPVAETTDVPISLVLIGTGCNGRFDDLRIAADILKGNRVHENVRLIVYPASRTVYLEALKKGLVRVFAESGAIVAQPGFGIAGERPWLQMGPGERCLATCGIELSEKAQAADLYISSPATAAATALTGVITEPNRFM; encoded by the coding sequence ATGACCAGGAAGCGCCGGATCCCGACCAAGGCAGAGTTGGTGCAGCTTCAGAAGCTGTACAAGACCGATGAAAAAATCGGCGAACGCCTCGGCGGTGTGCCGGCGTATCTGGTGGCTTATTGGCGGCGGAAGAAAAATGTCCCGAGACATTCTCAGCCGAAATTTTCAGAGCGGGAGATTCGCAGTCTCTGGGAGCGGTTCGGCGACGACGACCGCTGCGGGCTCGAGTTGGGTATTTCCAAAGCCGCGTTCTATAACTGGCGGCGCAAATACGGCATCCGCGAGAAACCGGCGTTTCTGAAACTGGAACAGCTCGAGCTGGCGTTCCCCGGTGAAAAGACGGCCTCGTCCGGTCAGTCGTTATGGGGGCAGCAAACAGCGGTGCAGAAGCTGTTCGCACGAGCGGCCGGTGAAGGCCGGGTGGAGGCCGGCCAGGAAGTTGAGATCGAGCCGGATTTGGCGGTAGCGCACGAGAACGGTGTCGATCTGATCGAGGCGTTCGGGAAAATGGGGGTCGAGTATGTCTGGAACTCGGCCAAGATCGCGCTGGCGCTGGATAATGTGATGGGGGCGGTGGATGTCGACATGGCCCGAGCGCATAAAAAAATTCGGGATTTCGCCGGTCGCCAGCGACTGAAAGCGCTGTTCGATTTCGTGGAGGGATGTCCGCACCAGGTGATGGTCGAGTCCGGGACGGTAGCGGCCGGGCGACTGGCGGTCGGTACGGATGAGCGGATCAGTTCGCTTGGATGTCTCTCCGGGATTGGAATACAATTGGCGCCCGAGGCGATGGCCAGGCTCTGGGCTATCGGCAAGACCGCCGCGGTGGTGCCGGGCACTATGCGAGTCGATGTCAACGGCCGCAGGATGCGCGGGGTCTATACCAAGGACATTGCGCTTTCGATCCTGGCCCAGATGGGCAAGGATGATGTCGCCGGAAAGGTGGTCGAGTATCACGGTTCATCGATTACCCAGATGAATATAAGCGAGCGGTACACGTTGTCGCTTCTGACGGCGGCGATGAGAACGGCCGGAGCGATGTGCCAGTTCGACTCGACGACGCGGCGGTTTCTAAACGGCCGGGCCACGGGACCGTTCGAGCCGGTGATGACCGATAAAAATGCCACCTACGATCAGATATATCAGATCAACATCGAGCACATACCGCCACAAATTAAATGCCCCGGCGGACTCGATCAAATCAAGCCGGTGGCTGAAACGACCGATGTGCCGATATCGCTGGTGCTGATCGGGACCGGTTGCAACGGCCGGTTCGATGATCTTAGAATAGCGGCCGATATCCTCAAGGGAAACCGGGTACACGAAAATGTCCGCCTGATCGTTTATCCGGCTTCGCGAACGGTTTATCTGGAAGCGCTCAAGAAGGGACTCGTGCGGGTATTTGCCGAGTCTGGGGCGATCGTGGCGCAACCCGGATTCGGGATTGCCGGGGAACGACCCTGGTTGCAAATGGGGCCGGGGGAGCGCTGCCTCGCGACCTGTGGGATTGAGTTAAGCGAAAAGGCTCAGGCGGCGGATTTATATATCTCTTCTCCCGCCACGGCAGCCGCCACGGCGCTGACCGGCGTCATCACCGAACCGAACCGGTTCATGTAG
- a CDS encoding DUF4159 domain-containing protein, producing the protein MRHKYVFFILIAVSVAFIAAAVSAQRPTRSIAPMAGLVETKAGFPSDVKVARLHYSGGGDWYWGGSAVPNFLRFISDNSSFAVDTMEHVVTIDDPDLFKYPFLFATGHGSIDFTAEEKERLRQYLSEGGFLFVNDSYGMDESFRAELSDLFPEREVVELPFDHELYHCFYDFPSGPPKIHEHDGKPPRGYAVILDGRVVVYFLVEADIGDGWEDPQVHKDPEEKRQEAFRMGLNLLTYALLY; encoded by the coding sequence ATGAGGCACAAGTACGTCTTTTTCATTCTGATTGCGGTGTCGGTGGCGTTTATAGCCGCGGCCGTTTCAGCTCAAAGACCGACTCGTTCGATTGCGCCGATGGCCGGTCTGGTCGAGACGAAGGCCGGGTTCCCCTCGGACGTCAAGGTGGCGCGGCTGCATTATTCAGGCGGCGGCGACTGGTATTGGGGCGGATCGGCGGTGCCGAACTTCCTGCGATTTATTAGTGATAACAGTTCATTCGCGGTCGATACGATGGAGCACGTGGTAACGATCGACGATCCCGACCTGTTCAAATATCCGTTCCTGTTTGCGACCGGTCACGGCTCGATAGATTTTACGGCTGAGGAAAAAGAACGATTACGGCAGTACCTGTCGGAAGGCGGATTTTTGTTCGTCAACGACAGTTACGGTATGGATGAGTCTTTCCGGGCGGAATTGAGTGATTTGTTCCCGGAGCGAGAGGTTGTGGAACTGCCTTTCGATCACGAGCTTTATCATTGTTTTTACGATTTCCCCTCGGGACCGCCGAAAATCCACGAGCACGACGGCAAACCGCCGCGTGGTTACGCCGTGATTCTGGACGGACGGGTGGTGGTGTATTTTCTGGTCGAGGCGGATATCGGCGACGGCTGGGAAGATCCCCAGGTGCACAAGGACCCGGAGGAGAAACGTCAGGAAGCGTTCCGGATGGGTTTGAATCTTCTGACTTATGCCTTGTTGTATTAA
- a CDS encoding ABC transporter substrate-binding protein, giving the protein MSMIRRYSKIIVAILSLMVIVSTVSSEVGVTENRILVGQSCALSGIASDVGQALNRGVNVYLDYINAHGGIRGRSIELIAYDDGYDPLRAAQATRKLVSIDSVFCLISEFGTPTSQAVLPLITQEKIPFLAPFSGAVQLREPFNEWVVHIRSSYRQEMEKICEHLIDHLGYKNIACFYQADAFGNTGLIDLREALADRGMELAAEGSYIRNSLAIQQGLATIREAKPEAVVLIGVYMPCAVFIKSALHTPELENAVFCGVSFVGATSFMNALGDMGNGCIVSEVVPFPWDTTLPVVAEYNHLMKEAGYGPGQIEFVSLEGFLTAKFFCRILERIEGEPTREKLIEAIEKPGGFDLGGFKLSFSPNDHQGSDEVFLIEFRDNKIVLLE; this is encoded by the coding sequence ATGTCCATGATCAGGCGTTACTCAAAAATTATCGTGGCGATACTGTCGTTGATGGTAATTGTCTCGACAGTTTCAAGTGAAGTCGGTGTTACCGAAAATCGTATACTAGTGGGCCAGTCGTGTGCCCTGAGCGGAATTGCTTCCGATGTCGGTCAGGCTCTCAATCGGGGTGTTAATGTCTATCTCGATTACATCAACGCTCACGGCGGGATCAGAGGCCGTTCAATTGAGTTGATAGCCTATGATGATGGTTATGATCCTCTTAGAGCTGCCCAGGCCACTCGCAAATTGGTCAGTATCGACAGCGTCTTTTGCCTGATCAGTGAGTTTGGAACGCCTACCTCGCAAGCTGTTCTACCGCTTATTACTCAGGAGAAGATCCCTTTTCTGGCTCCATTCTCGGGCGCGGTACAACTGCGAGAGCCATTCAATGAATGGGTGGTTCATATACGTTCCAGTTATAGACAGGAAATGGAGAAAATCTGCGAGCACCTGATAGATCATCTTGGATACAAGAACATAGCCTGTTTTTATCAGGCCGACGCCTTCGGAAATACCGGACTGATTGACCTTCGGGAGGCTTTGGCTGACCGCGGTATGGAATTGGCAGCAGAGGGCAGCTACATACGCAACAGCCTTGCGATTCAGCAGGGACTTGCTACTATCCGGGAGGCCAAACCGGAAGCGGTCGTTCTGATCGGCGTCTATATGCCCTGTGCCGTGTTTATAAAATCGGCGCTCCATACCCCTGAACTTGAGAATGCCGTATTTTGTGGTGTTTCATTTGTTGGGGCGACTTCTTTTATGAATGCCCTGGGTGATATGGGCAATGGCTGTATAGTTTCAGAAGTTGTCCCATTCCCGTGGGATACAACTCTTCCCGTAGTAGCAGAATATAATCACCTGATGAAAGAAGCAGGTTACGGTCCCGGGCAGATTGAGTTTGTTTCGCTCGAAGGTTTTCTTACCGCCAAATTCTTCTGCCGGATACTGGAACGAATTGAGGGAGAGCCTACTCGGGAAAAACTCATCGAAGCCATTGAAAAGCCCGGCGGATTCGACCTGGGCGGCTTCAAACTTTCTTTCAGTCCGAATGACCATCAGGGATCGGATGAAGTATTCCTGATTGAGTTCCGAGACAACAAAATCGTACTTCTGGAATAA